One Faecalispora anaeroviscerum genomic window carries:
- a CDS encoding YciI family protein encodes MFIANLTYLKPLSEVEKYLEAHIAYLDRYYHAGKFICSGRKNPRVGGVILFNAKDEAEMKEIISEDPFHVNAIASYEIIEFYPTKYAPDFQCFADQ; translated from the coding sequence ATGTTTATCGCAAATTTAACTTATCTAAAACCATTATCAGAAGTTGAGAAATATCTCGAAGCGCATATTGCGTATCTGGATCGGTATTATCATGCAGGGAAATTCATCTGTTCCGGCAGAAAAAATCCTCGTGTTGGCGGAGTAATTTTGTTCAATGCAAAAGATGAAGCTGAAATGAAAGAAATTATTTCAGAAGACCCATTTCATGTAAATGCGATAGCGAGCTATGAAATCATTGAGTTTTATCCCACGAAATACGCGCCTGATTTTCAATGCTTTGCAGACCAATAA